The genomic window aagataAAAGCAcgggttgaaatcattgaggaaagaaagcaaaggcttcgcacgagtaggatggatactcgattacagactccggcttcgagaagaaaaaggggtgggcgggtgaaagaaaacaactgaggattgaactcaaagatgaagaagctcgagtcaacttgacgagaaatgcaccggatggaaagagctgagaaccaacgaacgaaaaactaaccgcgtgatcctaaagaaaaatttgaacgggaagaggagtaattcaaaacacctgcgtcaagattccttactagagcgacgaaggggcagaggagtaaaaagaattcctactctccgatataactagactcagaaatcagctttcttctagactcaacagcggccaaactacacgatcaatcaagggggctcctagggtcggtcgaggctctgataccaacttgtcacgcccaatatgcgaccctatccaaaaggaactcgaaggtcccaccaaggataggcccgcatattgaaatgcttttgcaaggtggatatcattacatcaacattacataatagatggggatacatacaagaggtacacaatgccacatgaatacaacatcatcttacataagagcaccatccaactacggatgaaacacaaacagaaactcaaacgacatccaccctgctagcccaggctgccgacctggaacctatcccctgatcgaagaagaagcataagaagaactccaaacaagcaaacatcgctctcgcgtcatgatcatcacataacctgtacctgcaactgttgttgtagtaatctgtgagccacgaggactcagcaatcccattaccatgggtatcaagactagcaaagcttaatgggaaggaaggggtaaagtggtgaggttgcagcagcgactaagcataatatggtggctaacatacacaaatgagagcgagaagagaaacaaaggaacggtcgtgaagctagcaatgatcaagaggtgatcctgaactcctacttacgttaaacataacccagaaaccgtgttcacttctcagactccgccgagaagagaccatcacggctacacactcggttgatgcgttttaattcagatctggtgtcaagttatctacaaccggacattaacaaattcccatctgccacataaccatgggcacggctctcgaaagtttataccctgcaggggtgtcccaacttagcccatgataagctctcgcgatcaacgaaggatattccttctcccaggaagacccgatcagtctcggaatctcggtttacaagacatctcgacaatggtaaaaccagaccagcaaagccgcccgatgcgccgacaatcccgataggagctgcacatatctcgttctcagggcaacaccggataagtcaagctacgagtaaaaccagacctcgagtttctccaagggggccccgcaggctgctcggttcagaccagcacttagagatgcactggtccgggggggctgaataaagatgaccctcgagagagcgactcccaagggaaaagtaggtggtggtgaagcaaatggtaaaaccaaggttgggccttgctggaggagttttattcaaagcgaactgtcaagggggccccataaatcacccaaccgcgtaaggaacgcaaaatccgggaacataacaccggtaagagtggaacaaaacaccaggcataaggccgagccttccaccctttaccaagtatatagatgcattaataatataagagatattgtgatatcccaacataaccttgtccaccatggagcaatcttcatcttcacctgcaactaacaaggctataagagggctgagcaaagcggtaacatagccaaaacaacggtttgctaggaagggtacaaaggttagaggttcatggcaatttggggaggcttgaagaacaagtgataggaagcgcagcatagcgatagaacgaagcaactagcatagcaatgatagtattgagatccagggtagcggtcatcttgcctgaaatcctgcaaggaagaagaacgagtccatgaagaagatgaagccacgaagacgaaccacatgTAGAAGAAcgcatcctcacaatcgcaacgaaacgggaactatcgagaagaaagcacacaacatggtaaacacaccacacatagacaagacatgatgcacaacaagcatgatgcatgacaaagctacatgaagctattcatggcaagatatgatgcaaacaataacaacacatcaaagcaagtttaaatgaggccggaaacaacatataacaattccggtaagtcctcatatgcaagtttagaAATTgatccagaactgaataaaccttatgttcaagttgttaaacagcaagttaagatgcaccaagatgatccaCGCGAGATTCTAgtaaagttacatataaagttcattatatttagagctacggcctagaagatatgatcaaaacaagttaagcatggcatttatgcaaaatgcatacaaacatcaagcaaacacctcaaaacatggatgcaacatgataatatgaagctatatgcaaaaacaagcaagtttcatatagagcacactcaaaacggagcaacagttcaacacatacactatacaagttatagcaacaatctgtccataacagcaactaggcatattgcaagcaccaaaacaacatgctacagtaccacaatgtgagaacaaaaggcatggagaTGAAGtaaaggtaaagcatgacaaaagttgaacactgagctatctccagaaatcactagatcatgctcaaaagggcatggcaagattgcaaataataacaatttcagGCTTAGCAGGAATAGCATCAAgttacaatgtttagagctatcaaacaacatgttacaggaacttatcatggcaaacaaaggcatggcatgaatctactaattgcatataacaaaagtcccttagtgaccatgagccaaaagggcatagAAAATATcatggcatccatgtaaacatggcaaaagatatgacagattcatacatggcaggaacaacaataagtaggcatgttggtgagcttggaccactcaccacagagcaaaacatggcatggcaaggcaaccaacattaagaatacatgtttatgaagctaagcatggcaagattaAGTTCATAAGgttcatggatcactagcaacatttatggaaacattgaacttaatgttaacaggctgacagcaacattatttagcaactttgagagcaagattaaaacaagctacaacaggctataaatgtaACCAGggtcatgaatggatagagaatgacatgtataacaaatcatccttagttaacatctccagattatgcatagaatgacttgaagcagcaggtttacatagcaacaaaatataacagaatcagccaagcaaaacagcaacaacaagtgccctacttaacaagctcgatgcactcagcacacaactcacaaaaatacatggatggcacctctgtaaagatggcatgacatagatcagaacacatgtagacatcaaccttataggatgcacacatcaaacatggcaaaaatgacaaatcatcaagttataacagtttcagcaggttaacatcacatagcactcttgcaacgatgattcaggaatCAAGATGGacacaaatgaacatgatgcaatggaatgaaatgaagtactcgtcgaggcgaacaatttgacatattacacgcacggaacgaagcagtatgcagcaagttatgatgcgatgaacatggcatgaaaataacaaaacatcaGGGACGTgcaaaaacggggtcaaccttagggttcatccggatctggatctggcgcgtttCACGAGGATCGCCGAAGCTGCACGTCGGCGAGCTCGGCGGGACAGCGGGACGGCGCCGAAGACGAGGGGAAGGGCGGATCcggggcggcgaggagcggcgccGGTGAGGAGCGGGGCCGCCGGATCCGGTCGTCGGGGCGGCGACGGGCTGCGACNNNNNNNNNNNNNNNNNNNNNNNNNNNNNNNNNNNNNNNNNNNNNNNNNNNNNNNNNNNNNNNNNNNNNNNNNNNNNNNNNNNNNNNNNNNNNNNNNNNNNNNNNNNNNNNNNNNNNNNNNNNNNNNNNNNNNNNNNNNNNNNNNNNNNNNNNNNNNNNNNNNNNNNNNNNNNNNNNNNNNNNNNNNNNNNNNNNNNNNNNNNNNNNNNNNNNNNNNNNNNNNNNNNNNNNNNNNNNNNNNNNNNNNNNNNNNNNNNNNNNNNNNNggggtggagagagagagagggcgaggtgGCGGCACCCgagtggctgcggcggcggggttgctgacgtggcgcgacgggattggccggagcgacgtgtccggcggacatgtctggcgcgggcggacgtgtctggcggcgcgaggaggaagacgctagggttagggtaggattagaccgcgaatttggaggggggcacctatttatagattctgggagttaggagagtcaaaatgaggtgcggttttcgcccacatgatcgtgatcgaacggccgagagcatggaggggagttttctggtttttgggccactttggaagggtgttgggctgcaagacaaaagaggctttacggttacccggttaaccgttggagtatcaaacgacctccaaatggcacgaaacttgacaggtgctctaccggtgctataccaaggccgcttggcaaacttcgggccattccgagaaagtttaacacccgctcacaatgagagacaaaaaggggacgccggaggacataggagtgtcggattgcaaaacggaaaacggggaaaatgctcggatgcatgaaacgaacacgtatgcaaaatgaaatgcacatgataacatgatatgaaatgcatatgaggacatggcaaagtgcaacacacaagcaaaagacatggcaacgacggcgaataactggcggacacctggcgcaacggatcCAGGGCGTTACATCATGATTCTTTGTGTTtgcgtttcagtgtgcttgtaagggTCAACTACTTTGTACTGATTCATGATATGAAtgaaaaaattctcaaaaaaattcAGGGTTTGATTCTTACAAAAGCCTCAAAAAAAATTTAGTTCGACTGCTGTTCGCTAGCTTGGGCTGGCCCAGTCGCGTCGGCGCCGTGTTTCTTCGACTGTTGTTCCTTAGTTTGGGCTGGCCCTGTCGCGTCGCCCCCTGTGCGTTGGCGCCCTGTTGGACGCAACAAGCGTTCAATAGGAGCTCCCAATCTCGCCTCCCCCTCCCCTGGCGGCGCCGTCGTTCTCCACCAGGTCGGCCGTCTGCTTCTTGTTCTTTGGGCCGTTCTGCATCAGTCGGCCGTCTGCTTCTTATTCCTTGGGTCGGTATCATCTAGTAATTTGTTGTTCCTCATTTCTTTTGAATCTAACTACTGCAGGAAGGAAAGAGGATCTTTGAGGTGTTGGATTGATCGGAGATGAGCGCCCGGCGGTTTTTGAACATCCTGGTGTCGGATTGCCAGAAATTCACGTACATGCTGCGGCGCTTCGACCTATCCCACAACCAGTTCTTCTACCCAACACCAGAAGAAGCAGCGGAACATGCCAAAGTGGTGCCTCCATTGACAGGCATGCCCGACAAGTCAACCCTATCAGCTAACTCCTCGGCGGGGGCGGggcacaacaagaagaagaagccgATGTATATTCGGCCACCGGCACCGATGGTGAACATGAAACCATAGAAATGCGCCAAGACTCGGTACGATCGATGGGGCGAGATGGATTGCTTCCCTCTCACTGAAACCAAGCTCTTGTTCACCGACAGCTCCGCGAGCATCTTCCGCTTCGATGCCGACACCCACTGCATCGACACCATGCCCAGCCTCCACACGCCCAAGTCCGACCCCTTGTCCTTCTCCATCCCTCCAAATCCGACCACCTCCAAGGAAGGCGAAGGCGAAGGCGGAGGCCTCTACATCATGGACAGGATCCTCAGGCCCAACAAGGAGGGTCAGGTCCAGTTTGAGTCTATCTCGTACCGCAGGCGCTGCAACCACTCCAGCAAGGCCTGGCACTGCGAcgccctcccgccgccgcctttCGTCCACGACCCGGCCTACAAACAAGCCTCCATCTCCTCCTATGCCCTGGTTGGTGGCCACACCATCTGTATCTCCATCAGGGGCGTCGGCACCTACTGCTTTGACACGCTGGCTTGCGAGTGGAGCAAGGCTGGCAACTGGCTCATGCCGTTTCATGGCAGGGCGGAGTATGACCCGGAGCTCGGCCTCTGTCTTGGCGTCTCTGAGCGCAACATCCACCTCCCCTGCGTCGCCGACATCTCCGGTGTCCTCAGAGGGGAGGAGCCGCTGCCGGAGCACACTCGAATTTGGGAGGATACTGACATGCCAGAGGGGTGGTACCCGCACAGTCAGTGCTCCACCGAAGTTGTCAGCCTGGGTTCAGGCAGGTTTTGCGTCACCAACTTCGTTGAAACTAAGGACTTCGATGAGCGCTGCGGCCATTCGTTGGTTGACGACATATTTGCTGTCTTCACCGGCATGGAGCTAGTGTTACCCGGCAATGACAATGATGAGGGCAAAGCCAACAGCAACAGCAAGGGCGACTCCAAAGGCAATGCCAATGGGAACAGCAACGGGATTGCTGGTGTGCGTATGATTAAGCATAAATCCAGATCTTGCAGGAGTCATGGAACCAACTTGATCAAGTCTGTGCTCTGATGAGAGCCATAATAGTCTGCTCTCAGGCCATGTCCTACTTGGTCTGCCTGCTTTACCCTCTCTATCTCTACTCTGATATATGTATTGTAATAAGATACTGTATGTATGTTGAGGCTTCATTTGCGATATAGTCATGCTGCTCTTTTGTATCTTGCTTTCCCAGTTAGCAATCAAACTTTGAATAATCTTGGGGCAAAGTGACTGGCGTGCTTTGCCTCTGATGTTATTGTGGAGCAAATCCAGCCTGTATCTAGATTTGCAGTTGAGCAACTGGTTCAGACACCTGTTTGCTACTCTTAAAATGTCTGTTTGCTACTCTTAAAGTGCTTACTAAAGAGTCTATAACGAAGAAGAGCTTGTATATGGTGGGAGTGCAAGCTTAAGGTGCCGGCTCCAAATCCAAATGTTTGTTGTGAATCTACGAGTCATGCCTTTGGCGCCGGCCTTCCTGGCGATGCAATAGATGCCTTTGGCGCCGGCCTTCCTTCCTGGCGATGCAATAGATGCCTTTGGCGCCGGCCTTCCTGGCGATGCAATAGAGCAAGAACAAGGGCGGGCCTATTCGGCGCCGAACCAGATGGAGACGAACTGCACAAATCCGGCTGTCCATTTGTCAAAAAATATGCTGGATGGCGCCTCATTCACATCATCATTCGTGCTATGAACACTCGCACTAGCTTCTGAAACCAACAAAGAGGTTATTTGATGCCACCACATTCTAATGATTTATGAGAACTATTGTTAGTTTTCCAACTTCTGTAACACTAATAATTTACATATACATGATTTGCAGCTCACACTTCTGTAACAATAAACATTTATGTACATATAATTTTCTTTTCTGAAAGTTGATTACAGTTTTTTCCTGATCACATTGAAATAAGGAAAACAACACTTCTATGCAAATATGTTCTTCAGATCTCTTAATTTGAGCTCCTGATTTCTTTCTCTCTAATTTATTTCTATGTCGCAGATAGGCCTTCCTTACCCATACTATGCATGCCACGACGCCTCCACTATTATTTTCTCGGCTTGTGTTGTGTTTAAGTGGTGAAGTGATCGCCGCCAAGGGATGGTGGAGGGGGGGTTCTTTTGTTCTGGGTTGCTTGTTGTTTCTTGGCCTCTCAGACGAGCAGGTTCTCTAGGATTGGGACACCCTCAGAGTTGTTGGGTGTGAATTTAGACTTGTGGTGTTTTGCCAGATATTAGATGCTTCTGACCTTCGGAGGTAGCAATGGATGTTCTCTCAGTCCTAGGCGAGTTCTCCGGTTCCAACGATTGGTTCTTTAGTACTTTCGTAGTTTATTATTACTTCCAAGGAAATGAGAACAATGTCATGttgcactcctgttgttttattttAGGAGAGTGGAATTGGATAAGAGAATATTTTGGTGTCGTCCTATTACCATTTGTGATAGCAGATGTCGCGAAGTTATTAGTTTGATCGACATTTTCATGTATTGTCCGAGCATGAAATATTGCAATTTGATACGATCCATTAATCTTTTCATGAGATTTATTCATCTTCTCATTCCATCTTTCAGTTTTTTTGGGGTACCATCATCTAATGTGTTGATTACTTATGATTACACACTCTGCGCACCATCATCTAATGTGTTGATTACTTATGATTGCACACTCGGCGCACCATCATCTAATGTGTTGATTACTTATGATTACACACTCTGCGCAATCATCAGTTAGGATGAATATGGTTATGTCCGATTACTGATTTTTTTCCTCCTCTTTTGGCCAGTGTAAAATGTGATGACATGTTGATACAGAGGGAAGGTGCACACTCTTGCTCAACATGAACTATAGTGAGTGAGACCACCTCGATTTGCATTCAGTAGAGGATAATCAGGAAGAGGTGATCTTATAATCCCCTCAATTATTTGAAGTCTGCTATTTGAGCTCTACTAACCACCTCATACGGCTA from Triticum aestivum cultivar Chinese Spring chromosome 3B, IWGSC CS RefSeq v2.1, whole genome shotgun sequence includes these protein-coding regions:
- the LOC123065759 gene encoding uncharacterized protein yields the protein MDCFPLTETKLLFTDSSASIFRFDADTHCIDTMPSLHTPKSDPLSFSIPPNPTTSKEGEGEGGGLYIMDRILRPNKEGQVQFESISYRRRCNHSSKAWHCDALPPPPFVHDPAYKQASISSYALVGGHTICISIRGVGTYCFDTLACEWSKAGNWLMPFHGRAEYDPELGLCLGVSERNIHLPCVADISGVLRGEEPLPEHTRIWEDTDMPEGWYPHSQCSTEVVSLGSGRFCVTNFVETKDFDERCGHSLVDDIFAVFTGMELVLPGNDNDEGKANSNSKGDSKGNANGNSNGIAGVRMIKHKSRSCRSHGTNLIKSVL